Genomic window (Streptomyces sp. NBC_01431):
ACCACCTCGCCCGGGTGCAGGAGCAGGTCATCGGCTTCGACGAGCTGCTCAACTCGATCCTCCAGGCCAACCTCGCGCAGGCCTCCGTCGCCCAGAACGAGGACATGCGCAAGATCACGGCCTGGGCGGCGATCATCGCCGTACCGACGATGGTGTGCGGCGTGTACGGCATGAACTTCGACAACATGCCGGAGCTGCACTGGAAGTACGGCTACCCCATCTCGATGGGCATGACGGCCGTCGTCTGCGTCGCCATCCACCGCATCCTCAAGCGCAACGGCTGGCTCTGACCGCTCGCGACCTGCGGCGCCGACCGATGCCGGGGGCCTTTACTGTGGTGGCCATGACGCAGACGTTGCTCGACCAGGCCCTCGTCGAGGAGGCCACCAAGAAGTCCGGGCTCATCTGGGTGCGTGGCACCCAGGTGGCCGAGCGGGCGCTGTGGCACGCGTGGCTCGACGGTGCGGCGTACGTCGTCGGCGGGGGGAACGGCGAGCAGCCGCTGGACGGCCTCGCGGACGGCGGGACGGCGCAGGTCACCGTCCGCAGCAAGGACAAGGGCGGCCGCCTCGTCGCCTGGACGGCGGCGGTGACAGAGGTCGCGGCGGGCACGGAGCAGTGGGACGCGGCGGTGGCGGAGCTGAAGGGCAAGCGCCTGAACGCACCGGACGGGGAGGCGATGACAGGGCGCTGGGCCAGGGAGTGCCGGGTGCTGCGCCTGACCCCGCAGGACATCACCACACAGGCCCCGACGGGCTCTCTGGCCATGCCTCCGGTCGCCACCCCGGTCACGACCAGACACCCGGTCCCGGCGGGCCTGCCCCGTCTGCTGTTCAAGCGCCGCAAGGCGAAGGACAGCCCCTCCGGCGCCTGAGGAGCGGGGTGGCGGCGGCTTCCGTAACTCCGGGGCCCGGTCAGGTCTTGGGGAGCTGGCGGCCGTAGTCCACCGTGTCCCCCTTGGCCGGCGGCGCAAGCGGGAAGTCCATGCTCCAGTCGGCCAGTTCGAGCACTCCCGCCCCGCCCGCGCGCTCGAAGCGCAGCGGGTAGGGCGTGCCCTGGAGGGCGACGTCGAGGGTGCCGCCCTCGCCGTTCTTGCCCGCCGCGATCCGTACCGTACGGACGTTGCCGACCTGCGAGTGGTCGCCCTTGGACAGCGTGCCCTGGAGGCCGAGCATGTCCTTGAGGAGTGCCGACTTCTCGGTGAAACCGCGCAGCTGCTGGTAGGCGGGGTCGTCGGACGGCACCTTGACGTACTTGTCGTCCAGCTTGCCTGCCGCGGACGTCGGCCCGCCCGCGCCGCTCGGCTCCTTGTGCGACCAGAACCCCGCGTCGGCCTTCAGGAACAGGTCGTCCCCGACCCGCAGCAGCCCGAACGTGCTCTTCTGCGAGGTGACCGTGCCCGTCCCGCCGGCCCCCTTCAGCTTCATGTCGATCTTGTACGAACCGCCCTTGCTGACCAGCGTGCCCGAGAGCCGTACCGCGTCGGCGCCGTCGGCCGCGGTGCGCGCCTTGTTCTCGATCTCGGTCGCCGACAGCCTGCCCACGCCGTTGGTCCCCTCGTCCGGGTCGGACGCGCACGCGGTGAGCGCCGCGGCGAGCCCCGCGCAGAGCGCGACGGGCAGAGCGGCCCGGCGGGCCCGTACCCGTACCCGTACGGACATCAGGGTTGAGGTCACCTGCGCACTGCCTCTCACAAGGGGTGTAGGGGTCGGCAGAGGGCACCATACCCGCCCGGCCCACGCCGTCCGGGTCAGCGCCGGACGGGCGACCCGCAAGCGCGTCCCGAGTCGGCAGCGGATAGCCTGAGGCCCTTGCAGTTGCGGTGTTTCAGGCGCTGCCCTGAACAGAAGGAGGCGCTCACATGGCGGCAGGCGCCCCCCGGGTCTTCGTTTCGCACCTCGCCGGCGTTGCCGTCTTCGACCCGAACGGTGATCAGGTCGGCCGGGTACGCGACCTGGTGGCGATGCTGCGGGTCGGCCGCAGACCTCCCCGGCTGCTCGGCATCGTCGTCGAGGTGGCGGGCCGCAGACTCATCTTCCTGCCCATGACCCGCGTCACCGGTGTCGAATCGGGCCAGGTCATCACCACCGGCGTGGTCAACCTGCGCCGCTTCGAGCAGCGTCCCACCGAGCGACTGGTCCTCGGTGAACTCCTCGACCGCCGCGTCACGCTGGTGGAGAACGGCGAGCAGGTCACCGTCCTCGACGTGGCGATCCAGCAGCTGCCCGCCCGCCGCGACTGGGAGATCGACAAGGTCTTCGTACGCCGGGGGAAGTCGGGCGCGCTGCGCCGCAAGGGCGAGACGCTGACCGTCGAGTGGTCGGCCGTCACCGGGTTCTCCCTGGAGGAGCACGGGCAGGGCGCCGAGAACCTGGTCGCCACCTTCGAGCAGCTGCGCCCGGCCGACCTCGCCAACGTCATGCACCACCTGTCGCCCAAGCGGCGCGCCGAGGTTGCCGCGGCGCTCGACGACGACCGGCTCGCGGACGTAATGGAGGAGCTGCCGGACGACGACCAGGTGGAGATCCTCGGCAAGCTGAAGGACGAGCGCGCCGCCGACGTCCTGGAGGCGATGGACCCGGACGACGCCGCCGACCTGCTCTCGGAGCTGCCCGAGGAGGACAAGGAGCGCCTCCTGACGCTGATGCAGCCGGACGAGGCGGCGGACGTGCGACGGCTGCTCTCGTACGAGGAGCGCACGGCGGGCGGTCTGATGACCACCGAGCCGATCGTGCTGCGCCCGGACGCGACGGTCGCCGACGCCCTGGCCCGGGTGCGCCAGCAGGACCTCTCGCCCGCGCTCGCGGCCCAGGTGTACGTCTGCCGGCCGCCGGACGAGACACCGACCGGCAAGTACCTGGGCACGGTGCACTTCCAGCGGTTGCTGCGCGAGCCGCCGTTCGCGCTGGTCAGCTCGGTGGTGGACAGCGACCTCAAGCCGCTGCCGCCGAACGCCTCGCTGCCGTCGGTGACCAGCTTCCTGGCCGCGTACAACATGGTCGCGGCGCCCGTGGTGGACGAGAGCGGGTCGCTGCTCGGCGCGGTGACCGTCGACGACGTGCTGGACCACCTGCTGCCGGAGGACTGGCGCGAGACGGAGTTCCACGGGCCGGAGGGGGTTCCGCATGGGCGCCACTGACCGGACCGAGGAGCGCACCCGCGCGAGCGGCGCGAGCGCGCTGACGCGCGGCCCGCGCACCCGCCTCGACCAGCCGCGGGCCCCCAGGGTGCGGCTGCTTCCGGAGTACGACCCGGAGGCGTTCGGCCGGTTCAGCGAGCGGATCGCCCGCTTCCTGGGCACCGGGCGGTTCATCGTCTGGATGACCCTGATCATCATCCTCTGGGTCGCCTGGAACATCTTCGCGCCGAGCAGCCTGCGCTTCGACAACTATCCGTTCATCTTCCTGACCCTCGCGCTGTCGCTCCAGGCCTCGTACGCGGCTCCGCTGATCCTGCTCGCGCAGAACCGGCAGGACGACCGGGACCGGGTCACCCACGAGCAGGACCGCAAGCAGAACGAGCGGTCCATCGCGGACACCGAGTACCTCACCCGGGAAATCGCCGCGCTGCGGATGGGCCTCGGCGAGGTGGCGACCCGCGACTGGATCCGCTCCGAACTCCAGGACCTGGTCAAGGAGATGGAGGAGCGGCGCCATCTATTCCCGCCGGAGCGGGGGTACGGACGTGACGAAGGCGACCGCTGAGAGGGCTTTCCGTACTGCGCGGTAGGCGCCGTACCATCGACCGTATGGCTACGGAAGACGCGGTGCTTGAGGCACTGGCGACGGTGAACGACCCCGAGATCCACCGACCGATCACTGAACTCGGCATGGTCAAATCAGTTGAGATCGGGACGGACGGGGCGGTTGCCGTCACGGTGTACCTCACCGTTTCCGGCTGCCCGATGCGCGAGACCATCACCAAGAACGTGACGGAGGCGGTCGAGCGGGTCGAGGGCGTCACCCGCGTCGACGTGACGCTCGACGTGATGGGCGACGAGCAGCGCAAGGAGCTCGCCGCAGCCCTGCGCGGCGGCACCGCCGAGCGCGAGGTGCCGTTCGCCCAGCCCGGCTC
Coding sequences:
- a CDS encoding DUF1003 domain-containing protein produces the protein MGATDRTEERTRASGASALTRGPRTRLDQPRAPRVRLLPEYDPEAFGRFSERIARFLGTGRFIVWMTLIIILWVAWNIFAPSSLRFDNYPFIFLTLALSLQASYAAPLILLAQNRQDDRDRVTHEQDRKQNERSIADTEYLTREIAALRMGLGEVATRDWIRSELQDLVKEMEERRHLFPPERGYGRDEGDR
- a CDS encoding magnesium transporter MgtE N-terminal domain-containing protein produces the protein MAAGAPRVFVSHLAGVAVFDPNGDQVGRVRDLVAMLRVGRRPPRLLGIVVEVAGRRLIFLPMTRVTGVESGQVITTGVVNLRRFEQRPTERLVLGELLDRRVTLVENGEQVTVLDVAIQQLPARRDWEIDKVFVRRGKSGALRRKGETLTVEWSAVTGFSLEEHGQGAENLVATFEQLRPADLANVMHHLSPKRRAEVAAALDDDRLADVMEELPDDDQVEILGKLKDERAADVLEAMDPDDAADLLSELPEEDKERLLTLMQPDEAADVRRLLSYEERTAGGLMTTEPIVLRPDATVADALARVRQQDLSPALAAQVYVCRPPDETPTGKYLGTVHFQRLLREPPFALVSSVVDSDLKPLPPNASLPSVTSFLAAYNMVAAPVVDESGSLLGAVTVDDVLDHLLPEDWRETEFHGPEGVPHGRH